Proteins co-encoded in one Streptococcus parauberis NCFD 2020 genomic window:
- the smc gene encoding chromosome segregation protein SMC: MFLRRIEMQGFKSFADKTKIEFDKGVTAVVGPNGSGKSNVTESLRWALGESSAKSLRGGKMPDIIFAGTESRNALNFAEVAVILDNSDQFIKDANKEIRVERHIYRNGDSDYLIDGKKVRLRDIHDLFMDTGLGKDSFSIISQGRVEEIFNSKAEERRAIFEEAAGVLKYKTRKKETESKLNQTQDNLDRLDDIVYELETQITPLEKQAKTAKEFILLDEDRSQLQLDILVSDIALDKVLLTTKEEELSAIKQDMTAYHQHREKLENENQSLKTKRQTVAQEMDLKQGQLLELTKALSDLERQIELIKLEKSQKSEKKEEASSRIKQLKEELLTLQNQESEKTLGLENVSVQLSQLSQEVVRLTEEMARFSTDPDQVIEDLREDYVKLMQDEADISNKLSLLVNNIEQEKLTKANQDKEYQETSQKVDLLIVEKKQAFEEFQASQQEVAKLLKNYQDLDQKVGQEQGNYQLAQNKLFDILDQKKAKEARQTSLESIQRSHSQFYAGVRAVLQNAKQIGGILGAVSEHLNFDKDYQTAMEVALGASSQHIIVENEVSAKNAIAYLKQNRQGRATFLPLTTIKARYLADNFQKQLETSPGFIGTAQSLVSYDSKLDAIIKNLLNVTAIFDTIDHANSAAKKLNYKVRIVTLDGTELRPGGSFSGGANRQSNSTFIQPELDQVSAELLAINQDLKNQEKVVAGLLQQLQAKQAQLEEFKTRGEQARLAEQKANLFYQQVKERFEDASALLEVLDTNDQTSQLAKNQDEKLILEEKLVELAKQKEKLNLDIDDIKSNKDAIADKKNQIMEDLSQKRLKERDLLNEQRFERSNLESLVNRIQSTQDHISQQEDLLTLHVSQEHIDQLPSFETKLVKLAESKQGVEERLVQLRFENEDYAALLEELEDSLTKLQFQNEDFIRKQTKLEAEVEQVSDRLRSHAKALVEDFQMTLEDAQKDCRAVEDANLAKENLKQLQKKIKQLGPINLDAIEQYDEVAERLEFLNTQKADLNRAKDMLLGTIGNMDNEVKARFKVTFEAIRESFKETFSQMFGGGTADLVLTDGDLLTAGVEISVQPPGKKIQSLNLMSGGEKALSALALLFAIIRVKTIPFVILDEVEAALDEANVKRFGDYLNRFDKNSQFIVVTHRKGTMAAADSIYGITMQESGVSKVVSVKLKESENLGFLS; this comes from the coding sequence ATGTTTTTAAGAAGAATTGAAATGCAAGGGTTTAAATCCTTTGCTGATAAGACAAAAATTGAATTTGATAAAGGTGTTACAGCAGTAGTTGGTCCGAATGGTTCTGGCAAGAGTAATGTTACTGAAAGTCTTAGATGGGCTTTGGGTGAATCAAGTGCCAAGAGTCTTCGTGGTGGTAAGATGCCAGATATTATTTTTGCTGGGACAGAGAGTCGTAATGCCTTGAATTTTGCTGAAGTGGCAGTGATTTTAGATAATTCAGATCAATTTATCAAGGATGCGAATAAGGAAATTCGAGTTGAACGTCACATCTATCGTAACGGGGATAGTGATTATCTAATAGATGGTAAAAAAGTTAGACTCCGTGATATTCATGATTTATTTATGGATACAGGTTTGGGTAAAGATTCCTTTTCAATCATCTCACAAGGACGTGTTGAAGAAATTTTTAATAGTAAAGCTGAAGAAAGACGAGCTATTTTTGAAGAAGCTGCGGGAGTCTTAAAATATAAAACACGTAAAAAAGAAACTGAAAGTAAGTTAAATCAAACGCAAGATAATCTTGACCGCCTTGATGATATTGTCTATGAGTTAGAAACTCAAATTACACCTTTAGAAAAACAAGCAAAAACGGCTAAAGAGTTTATTCTTTTAGATGAAGATAGAAGTCAACTCCAATTGGATATCTTAGTCAGTGATATTGCTCTGGATAAAGTACTATTAACTACCAAAGAAGAAGAATTGTCAGCAATCAAGCAAGATATGACTGCTTATCACCAACATCGAGAAAAGCTTGAAAATGAAAATCAAAGCCTAAAGACAAAAAGACAAACAGTTGCTCAAGAAATGGACTTGAAACAAGGTCAATTACTGGAGTTAACGAAAGCTTTGTCTGATTTGGAACGTCAGATTGAATTAATTAAACTTGAAAAAAGTCAAAAAAGTGAGAAAAAAGAAGAAGCTAGTAGTCGAATCAAACAACTTAAAGAAGAATTGCTTACTTTGCAAAACCAGGAATCTGAAAAAACACTTGGTTTAGAAAATGTCAGTGTTCAACTTAGTCAACTTAGTCAAGAAGTTGTCCGTTTAACTGAAGAGATGGCTCGCTTTTCAACTGATCCTGACCAAGTTATAGAGGACTTAAGAGAAGACTATGTCAAGCTGATGCAAGATGAGGCAGACATATCAAATAAGCTTAGTTTATTAGTGAACAACATTGAGCAAGAAAAATTAACGAAAGCTAATCAGGATAAAGAGTATCAAGAGACTAGTCAGAAAGTTGATCTTTTAATAGTTGAAAAAAAACAAGCATTTGAAGAATTTCAAGCAAGTCAACAAGAAGTTGCAAAACTATTAAAAAACTATCAAGATTTAGATCAGAAAGTTGGTCAAGAACAAGGAAATTATCAGCTTGCTCAAAATAAATTATTTGATATATTAGATCAGAAAAAGGCAAAAGAAGCTCGCCAAACCAGTTTAGAGTCGATTCAAAGAAGTCATAGTCAATTTTATGCAGGCGTGCGAGCAGTTCTCCAGAATGCAAAACAAATAGGTGGCATTTTAGGAGCTGTCAGTGAACATCTCAATTTTGATAAAGATTACCAAACAGCTATGGAAGTGGCTTTAGGTGCAAGTAGTCAGCATATTATTGTTGAAAATGAAGTATCTGCTAAAAATGCCATTGCTTATTTAAAACAAAATCGCCAGGGTAGAGCAACCTTTTTACCTTTAACTACAATTAAGGCACGTTACTTAGCCGATAATTTCCAGAAGCAACTAGAAACTAGTCCAGGATTTATTGGAACAGCACAAAGCCTCGTTTCTTATGATTCGAAACTAGATGCAATTATCAAAAATTTACTTAATGTCACAGCTATTTTTGACACGATTGACCATGCCAATAGCGCAGCTAAAAAGTTAAATTATAAAGTGCGAATTGTTACTTTAGACGGAACGGAATTACGTCCAGGGGGGTCCTTCTCAGGGGGGGCTAACAGACAGAGTAATTCAACTTTCATTCAGCCAGAATTAGATCAGGTCTCAGCAGAGCTATTGGCCATAAATCAGGATCTAAAAAACCAAGAAAAAGTGGTTGCTGGATTGCTCCAACAATTGCAAGCAAAACAAGCTCAACTTGAAGAATTCAAGACAAGAGGTGAGCAAGCTCGACTTGCTGAACAAAAAGCAAATCTCTTTTATCAACAGGTTAAAGAACGTTTTGAAGATGCTAGTGCCTTACTTGAGGTGCTTGATACTAATGATCAAACGTCACAATTGGCAAAAAATCAAGATGAGAAATTGATTCTTGAAGAGAAGTTAGTTGAATTGGCTAAACAAAAAGAAAAATTAAATCTAGATATTGATGATATCAAGTCCAACAAGGATGCTATTGCTGATAAGAAAAATCAGATTATGGAAGATTTATCTCAAAAACGCCTTAAGGAACGTGATTTGCTTAATGAGCAACGTTTTGAAAGAAGTAATTTGGAATCTCTAGTAAATAGGATTCAATCTACACAAGATCATATAAGTCAGCAAGAGGATCTTTTAACACTGCATGTTTCACAAGAACATATTGACCAATTACCAAGTTTCGAAACGAAACTTGTAAAATTGGCAGAAAGCAAACAAGGCGTAGAAGAAAGATTAGTTCAGTTACGTTTTGAAAATGAAGATTATGCTGCATTATTAGAGGAACTAGAAGATTCATTAACCAAATTACAGTTCCAAAATGAGGACTTTATCCGCAAACAAACAAAACTAGAAGCTGAAGTGGAACAGGTATCAGATCGCTTACGGAGTCATGCCAAAGCACTGGTTGAAGATTTCCAAATGACACTGGAGGATGCTCAAAAAGACTGTAGAGCCGTGGAAGATGCTAACTTGGCAAAAGAAAATCTCAAACAACTTCAGAAGAAAATTAAACAGTTAGGTCCAATAAACCTAGATGCTATTGAACAATATGACGAAGTGGCAGAACGTCTAGAATTTTTAAATACTCAAAAAGCTGATTTAAATCGAGCTAAAGATATGTTGTTAGGAACAATTGGCAACATGGATAATGAAGTGAAAGCTCGCTTTAAAGTTACCTTTGAGGCTATTAGAGAAAGCTTCAAAGAGACTTTTAGTCAAATGTTTGGCGGAGGAACGGCTGATTTGGTTCTAACAGATGGAGACTTGTTGACTGCTGGGGTAGAGATTTCCGTGCAACCTCCAGGTAAGAAGATTCAATCCTTGAACCTTATGTCTGGTGGTGAGAAGGCACTTTCAGCCTTAGCACTGCTATTTGCCATTATACGAGTTAAGACAATTCCCTTTGTAATTTTGGATGAAGTTGAGGCAGCCTTAGATGAAGCTAATGTTAAGCGTTTTGGGGACTACCTTAACCGTTTTGACAAGAATAGTCAATTTATTGTCGTGACACACCGTAAGGGAACAATGGCTGCAGCAGACAGTATCTATGGTATTACCATGCAAGAATCAGGAGTCTCAAAAGTTGTTTCTGTTAAATTAAAGGAATCAGAAAATCTAGGATTCTTATCATAA